A genomic region of Notamacropus eugenii isolate mMacEug1 chromosome 3, mMacEug1.pri_v2, whole genome shotgun sequence contains the following coding sequences:
- the CSDC2 gene encoding cold shock domain-containing protein C2, translating into MSSEPTSPPVVPPLHSPKSPVWPTFPFHREGSRIWDRGSSLLLRDLPSPLPTKRTRTYSATARASAGPVFKGVCKQFSRSQGHGFITPENGTEDIFVHVSDIEGEYVPVEGDEVTYKMCPIPPKNQKFQAVEVVLTHLAPHTKHETWSGQIIGS; encoded by the exons ATGTCCTCTGAGCCCACCTCGCCACCTGTAGTGCCACCTCTGCACTCCCCCAAGTCTCCTGTCTGGCCCACCTTCCCCTTCCATCGCGAGGGGAGCAGGATCTGGGACCGGGGCAGCAGCCTCCTACTCAGAGACCTGCCCAGCCCACTCCCCACCAAGAGAACGAGGACCTATTCTGC CACTGCTCGGGCCTCCGCTGGGCCTGTGTTCAAGGGCGTCTGCAAGCAGTTTTCGCGTTCCCAGGGCCATGGCTTCATCACGCCAGAGAATGGCACAGAGGACATATTTGTCCACGTGTCTGA CATCGAGGGGGAGTATGTGCCTGTGGAGGGGGATGAGGTGACCTACAAGATGTGCCCCATCCCCCCGAAAAACCAGAAGTTCCAGGCGGTGGAGGTGGTGCTGACCCACCTGGCCCCCCACACCAAGCACGAGACATGGTCTGGCCAGATCATCGGCTCCTAG